In Chryseobacterium gleum, a single genomic region encodes these proteins:
- a CDS encoding TMEM175 family protein — translation MTKGRLEAFSDGVLAIIITIMVLELKVPEGNSWTSLKPLLPKFLAYIFSFIYVGIYWNNHHHLFQTVKKVNGSILWANLHLLFWLSLMPVATEWIGTTGFAKNPVAVYGIGLIMSAIAYTVLEHVIIRCEGEDSKLKEAIHSKYKEYISIVFYVLGIATSFFYPYIAIGFYYIVALIWLIPDRRIEKSLKEN, via the coding sequence ATGACTAAGGGAAGACTTGAGGCTTTCAGTGACGGTGTTCTGGCTATTATTATCACCATTATGGTACTTGAACTGAAAGTGCCGGAAGGAAATAGCTGGACCAGTCTCAAACCTCTTCTTCCTAAGTTTCTGGCTTATATCTTCAGTTTTATTTATGTGGGGATCTACTGGAATAACCACCACCATTTGTTTCAGACCGTAAAAAAAGTAAATGGCAGCATTCTTTGGGCCAATCTTCATCTGTTATTCTGGCTCTCTCTGATGCCTGTTGCTACAGAATGGATCGGCACTACAGGTTTTGCAAAAAATCCTGTAGCTGTCTATGGTATCGGACTCATTATGTCAGCGATTGCTTATACCGTTCTGGAGCATGTAATCATCCGCTGTGAAGGGGAAGATTCAAAACTGAAAGAGGCTATTCATTCAAAATATAAAGAATATATCTCTATTGTATTTTACGTCCTGGGAATCGCTACTTCATTTTTTTATCCTTATATTGCCATAGGTTTTTATTATATCGTGGCTCTCATATGGCTGATTCCGGACAGAAGAATCGAAAAATCATTAAAAGAAAATTAA
- a CDS encoding (4Fe-4S)-binding protein, translated as METHEYPNGDITVIWQPQKCIHSAVCVKLLPKVYNPKERPWIKAENASPEELRKQIDQCPSGALSYKFNTEK; from the coding sequence ATGGAAACACACGAATATCCCAACGGCGACATCACTGTCATCTGGCAGCCCCAAAAGTGTATCCACTCGGCTGTATGCGTAAAATTGCTTCCAAAAGTCTACAATCCTAAAGAAAGACCCTGGATAAAAGCGGAAAACGCAAGCCCGGAAGAACTTAGAAAACAGATAGACCAATGCCCCTCCGGTGCATTAAGTTATAAATTCAACACAGAAAAATAA
- a CDS encoding GNAT family N-acetyltransferase yields the protein MIEVKQNNDEKHGSFEAFIDGRRAGMMTYTWAGEERFIIDHTEVEEAYNGKGVGKEMLLAAVDFARKNGKKIIPLCPFAKASFQKSEELQDVLVN from the coding sequence ATGATCGAAGTAAAACAAAACAACGACGAAAAACACGGAAGTTTTGAAGCTTTCATAGATGGAAGACGCGCAGGAATGATGACGTATACCTGGGCGGGAGAAGAAAGATTTATTATTGACCACACCGAGGTGGAAGAAGCCTACAACGGAAAAGGTGTAGGTAAGGAAATGCTTCTGGCAGCAGTAGATTTCGCCAGAAAAAACGGGAAAAAGATTATCCCGCTCTGCCCTTTCGCTAAGGCAAGTTTCCAGAAAAGTGAGGAACTTCAGGATGTTTTAGTGAATTAA
- a CDS encoding OsmC family protein, with protein sequence MAVTVKASLGKTKYYTEVTAGENQIITDEPIDKGGQNKGFNPLEILATSLASCTAATLRMYIERKEWDVENINVEVELENFPLTKRAVFKRDISFEGILDDEQRKRLHTIADACPVHKILTNDIEILTKFS encoded by the coding sequence ATGGCGGTAACAGTAAAAGCAAGTTTAGGAAAAACAAAATATTATACAGAAGTAACAGCCGGCGAAAATCAGATCATTACTGATGAGCCGATTGATAAAGGCGGACAGAATAAAGGCTTCAATCCTCTGGAAATTCTGGCAACGTCACTGGCAAGCTGTACAGCTGCTACATTGAGAATGTATATTGAAAGAAAGGAATGGGATGTGGAAAACATCAATGTGGAAGTAGAGCTTGAAAATTTCCCGTTAACAAAAAGAGCTGTCTTCAAAAGAGATATCAGCTTTGAAGGTATTCTGGACGACGAACAGAGAAAAAGACTGCATACCATTGCCGATGCATGCCCTGTTCATAAAATCTTAACCAACGACATAGAAATATTAACCAAATTCTCATAG
- a CDS encoding sodium:solute symporter codes for MNPGTILLLFVFVYFIGLLVISYFTSRNSDNQSFFIGNKKSKWWLVAFGMIGTSLSGVTFISVPGTVGKMTGSEYIYGGFEYYMMVIGFFIGYFIVAAILLPLYYKMNLTSIYTYLGKRFNVEAHKIGSIFFIISRAIGATARLYLVVNVLQIFLLEGLGVPFWVTSLVLLLMVLLYTFEGGVKTIVITDTLQTSFMIISLVACITYILSNLNLSFGEAYTILEQKNYTHFINFDPNSKTFFLKTILGGIFITIAMTGLDQEMMQKNISVDNLKNSKKNMLTFAGTLLLVNLAFLFLGGLLYLFALQHGAEYGTINGETVTNIFGFKDTAGNIKNIMGDDLFPALSLQGYFPMAISVIFIIGLISALFPSADGALTAVTSSYCVDLLNLNEDKTKNEKEKKRLRMKVHLTFTVVFFILIMVFKAMNDKSIVYLIMEIAGYTYGPLLGLFAFGIFTKFQISRKYSILTVTILAPVLTYLINLAVTTYTDYRIGVELIVLNGLLTFIGLWLVKDRQHLRVA; via the coding sequence ATGAATCCAGGAACTATCCTTTTGCTATTTGTTTTCGTCTATTTTATCGGTCTTTTGGTGATTTCCTATTTCACCAGCCGGAATTCTGATAACCAGTCATTTTTTATCGGTAATAAAAAGAGTAAATGGTGGCTCGTAGCATTTGGGATGATTGGGACCAGCTTAAGCGGGGTTACTTTTATTTCAGTTCCGGGAACCGTCGGAAAAATGACCGGGTCCGAATATATTTACGGAGGTTTTGAGTACTATATGATGGTTATCGGGTTTTTCATCGGATATTTTATTGTTGCAGCCATATTACTTCCGCTGTATTATAAAATGAATCTGACTTCCATTTACACTTATCTTGGAAAAAGGTTCAATGTGGAAGCTCATAAGATAGGCTCCATCTTTTTTATCATTTCAAGAGCAATTGGTGCTACGGCAAGGCTATATCTTGTGGTAAACGTTTTACAGATTTTCCTGCTTGAAGGATTGGGAGTTCCGTTTTGGGTAACCTCACTTGTACTTTTGCTGATGGTTCTTCTGTATACTTTTGAAGGTGGCGTAAAAACGATTGTGATTACAGATACGCTGCAAACCTCTTTTATGATCATCAGTCTTGTGGCATGTATCACTTATATTTTATCAAACCTGAACTTATCTTTTGGGGAAGCATACACGATTCTGGAGCAGAAAAATTATACTCATTTCATCAATTTTGATCCTAATTCCAAAACCTTTTTTCTGAAAACCATTCTGGGAGGAATTTTTATTACGATTGCCATGACAGGGCTTGATCAAGAAATGATGCAGAAAAATATCTCTGTGGATAATCTTAAGAACTCCAAAAAAAACATGCTTACGTTTGCAGGAACGCTTCTTCTGGTAAACCTTGCCTTCTTATTCCTGGGGGGACTATTGTACCTTTTTGCTCTGCAGCATGGAGCAGAATATGGAACAATAAACGGTGAAACAGTAACGAATATTTTCGGATTTAAAGATACTGCAGGAAACATCAAAAATATCATGGGAGATGATCTTTTCCCGGCGCTGTCACTTCAGGGATATTTCCCGATGGCTATTTCCGTTATTTTTATTATCGGATTGATTTCCGCATTATTCCCTTCAGCTGATGGAGCTCTGACAGCTGTAACAAGTTCATATTGTGTTGATCTATTGAACCTTAATGAGGATAAAACCAAAAACGAAAAAGAAAAGAAACGTCTTCGTATGAAAGTGCATTTAACTTTCACTGTTGTTTTCTTCATTCTTATTATGGTTTTCAAAGCAATGAATGACAAGTCTATTGTTTATCTTATCATGGAAATTGCAGGGTATACTTACGGACCGCTATTAGGACTCTTCGCTTTCGGAATTTTCACCAAATTTCAGATTTCAAGAAAGTACTCTATTCTTACCGTAACGATCTTAGCTCCTGTACTGACCTACCTGATCAATCTGGCGGTTACCACTTATACAGATTACAGAATCGGCGTAGAGCTGATTGTTCTGAATGGCTTATTAACTTTTATTGGCCTATGGCTGGTAAAAGACAGACAACATTTAAGAGTAGCATAA